In a single window of the Bacillus mycoides genome:
- a CDS encoding YtzH-like family protein codes for MPINQQHQLEVLKDILINHQSDCCGTVSECEQLERLIQSLLANDSISSDTKVMLNDVYSYSQSGKSSSNLDNHISNNQEQLTQWIAGMDNFS; via the coding sequence ATGCCAATTAATCAACAGCATCAATTAGAAGTGTTAAAAGATATTTTAATCAACCATCAAAGTGATTGCTGCGGGACAGTTTCTGAATGCGAGCAATTAGAGCGACTCATTCAATCGTTACTCGCAAACGATAGTATAAGTAGTGACACTAAAGTAATGCTAAACGATGTATATTCTTATAGTCAATCGGGTAAATCTTCCTCTAATTTGGACAACCATATTTCCAATAATCAAGAACAACTTACTCAGTGGATTGCTGGAATGGACAATTTTTCTTAA
- a CDS encoding DeoR family transcriptional regulator, which translates to MKPTTTRMLTRIKSIYMYINENGTVTTKDLVDEFGITPRTIQRDLNVLQFNELVYSPCRGKWTTTGKKVRMTS; encoded by the coding sequence TTGAAACCTACAACTACTCGTATGCTAACACGCATTAAATCGATTTATATGTACATCAATGAAAACGGTACGGTAACAACGAAAGACCTTGTAGATGAGTTCGGGATCACACCGCGAACAATACAACGTGATCTAAATGTGTTGCAGTTTAATGAACTCGTGTATAGCCCTTGCCGCGGCAAGTGGACAACGACAGGAAAGAAAGTGAGAATGACCTCATAA
- a CDS encoding M42 family metallopeptidase, with translation MNKETLQLFRTLTELQGASGFEHDVRSFMKQELSKYADEIVQDGLGSVFGLKKGDETGPRVLVAGHMDEVGFMVTQITKNGMLRFQTLGGWWSQVLLAQRVQVMTKNGPVIGVVGSIPPHLLSDAQRAKPMDIKNMLIDIGADSYEDAIEIGIKPGQQIVPICPFTPMANEKKIMAKAWDNRYGCGLAIELLKELKDETLPNTLYSGATVQEEVGLRGAQTAANMIQPDIFYALDASPANDASGDKTQFGQLGKGALLRIYDRTMVTHRGMREFILDTAETHNIPYQYFISQGGTDAGRVHTSNSGIPSAVIGVCARYIHTHASILHVDDYAAAKELITKLVRATDKTTLETIKNNA, from the coding sequence GTGAATAAAGAGACATTACAATTATTTCGTACGTTAACAGAATTACAAGGTGCATCAGGTTTTGAACATGATGTGCGCAGTTTTATGAAGCAAGAATTAAGCAAATATGCTGATGAGATTGTGCAAGACGGTTTAGGTAGCGTATTTGGTCTGAAAAAAGGGGACGAAACTGGCCCGCGCGTTCTTGTAGCAGGTCATATGGATGAAGTAGGTTTCATGGTTACGCAAATTACGAAAAATGGGATGCTTCGTTTTCAAACGTTAGGTGGCTGGTGGAGCCAAGTACTATTAGCTCAGCGTGTACAAGTTATGACGAAGAATGGTCCTGTTATTGGGGTTGTTGGTTCCATTCCTCCTCATTTATTAAGTGATGCGCAACGTGCAAAACCGATGGATATAAAAAATATGTTAATTGATATAGGTGCAGATAGTTATGAAGATGCGATTGAAATTGGCATAAAGCCAGGGCAACAAATCGTTCCAATCTGCCCATTCACGCCAATGGCAAATGAAAAGAAAATTATGGCGAAAGCTTGGGACAACCGCTATGGATGTGGCCTTGCTATCGAATTGCTAAAGGAATTAAAAGATGAAACATTACCAAACACATTATACTCTGGTGCGACTGTACAAGAAGAAGTAGGTCTTCGCGGAGCACAAACTGCTGCAAATATGATTCAACCAGATATTTTCTATGCGCTTGATGCAAGTCCAGCAAATGATGCATCTGGTGATAAGACGCAGTTCGGTCAATTAGGAAAAGGCGCTCTTCTTCGTATTTATGACCGTACAATGGTAACACATAGAGGAATGCGTGAATTCATTTTAGATACAGCAGAAACACATAACATTCCGTACCAATACTTTATTTCACAAGGTGGTACAGATGCGGGCCGTGTGCATACAAGTAACTCTGGTATCCCATCAGCAGTAATTGGTGTTTGTGCACGCTACATTCATACACATGCTTCTATTTTACATGTTGATGATTATGCGGCAGCGAAGGAATTAATTACGAAGCTTGTGAGAGCAACGGACAAAACGACGTTAGAGACAATTAAGAATAACGCGTAA
- the pulA gene encoding type I pullulanase — MLKVKRPFDAYLDEMNKITILLPHAYGTSRTFRLQEGSNVKELPIVHTIALPDATKYECFIEEPIDVGKYYTVRDERNEETDLQIGAVIRTVVFDEKYYYEGTDLGAVYKKEETIFKVWAPTARLAKVRIYKSDKEYIDYEMYREENGVWIHTLQGDHDGARYTFLVCINLIWNEAVDPYAKSATINGKYGVVIDLEKTNVTKRVELSPLQSMTDAILYELHIRDATIHPNSGVNKKGTYKGLMEEETVGRNGTLTGLSYIKDLGVTHVELLPLHCFGGIDEVNPASAYNWGYNPLYYNIPTGFYVTNLSDPYNRIVECKQLIETFHDHGIRVIIDVVYNHVYERELSSFEKLVPGYYFRHGEDGMPSNGTGVGNDIASERKMMRKFIIESVLYWLTEYNVDGFRFDLMGILDVETMNELEKEVRKIKQDALLLGEGWDLQTPLPLEEKATLNNANKMLCIAQFNDQFRDGIKGSTFNINKRGFAFGGHVDCNHLQYIVAGSLLSMKETGLFLEPVQSINYVECHDNMTMWDKLVQSNPESEEILKRRHRLATAMVILSQGIPFLHAGQEFYRTKQGNENSYNANDEINQLDWDQKEKEMETVNYIKGLIAIRKGHGAFRLQNADLIKKHMTFLQTSTEVLAYHLEHVELFGPWKEIVVLFNSGLEAKTVQLPKEETWHVLVNEKQAKIEPISSFRGKELQLAPISTYILTIM; from the coding sequence ATGTTGAAAGTAAAACGTCCATTTGATGCCTATTTAGATGAAATGAATAAAATTACAATTTTGCTCCCGCATGCGTATGGAACAAGCCGGACATTTCGTTTACAAGAAGGAAGCAATGTGAAAGAGTTACCGATTGTTCATACTATTGCTCTTCCAGATGCAACGAAGTATGAATGCTTTATAGAAGAGCCGATAGATGTGGGGAAGTATTATACAGTACGGGATGAACGGAATGAAGAAACAGATTTACAAATAGGCGCTGTGATTCGAACAGTAGTTTTCGATGAAAAATATTATTACGAAGGTACCGACTTAGGTGCTGTGTATAAAAAAGAAGAAACAATATTTAAAGTATGGGCTCCGACTGCAAGGCTTGCGAAAGTACGGATTTATAAAAGTGATAAAGAATATATTGATTATGAAATGTACAGAGAAGAAAACGGAGTGTGGATTCATACATTACAAGGTGATCATGATGGAGCACGATATACATTCCTTGTTTGTATTAATTTAATATGGAACGAAGCGGTTGACCCTTATGCAAAGTCTGCGACGATAAATGGAAAATACGGCGTCGTTATCGATTTGGAAAAAACGAATGTGACAAAACGAGTAGAATTATCACCATTACAGTCAATGACAGATGCCATATTGTATGAACTGCATATTCGTGACGCTACTATTCACCCAAACAGTGGGGTGAATAAGAAAGGGACATATAAAGGGCTAATGGAAGAGGAGACAGTAGGGCGAAATGGGACATTAACAGGATTGTCTTATATAAAAGATTTAGGCGTTACACATGTTGAACTATTACCTTTACATTGTTTTGGTGGTATAGATGAAGTGAATCCTGCTTCCGCATATAATTGGGGCTACAATCCGTTATATTACAATATACCAACAGGATTTTATGTTACAAACCTTTCTGATCCATATAACAGGATAGTAGAGTGTAAACAACTAATTGAAACATTTCATGATCACGGCATTCGAGTGATTATAGATGTTGTATATAATCATGTTTATGAAAGAGAATTATCATCATTTGAGAAGCTTGTCCCGGGATATTATTTTCGTCATGGGGAAGACGGTATGCCTTCTAATGGGACGGGAGTTGGAAATGATATAGCATCTGAACGGAAAATGATGAGGAAATTTATTATAGAATCTGTTTTATATTGGCTTACTGAATACAATGTTGATGGATTCCGATTTGATTTAATGGGAATTTTAGATGTTGAAACGATGAATGAATTAGAAAAAGAAGTACGAAAAATAAAGCAGGATGCGCTGTTATTAGGTGAAGGATGGGATTTGCAAACACCGCTTCCTCTTGAAGAGAAAGCGACGTTAAATAATGCGAATAAAATGCTATGTATCGCACAGTTTAATGATCAATTTCGTGATGGAATAAAAGGAAGTACTTTTAATATAAATAAACGTGGCTTTGCATTTGGTGGGCATGTAGACTGTAATCATTTGCAGTATATAGTAGCTGGTAGCCTTTTAAGTATGAAAGAAACAGGATTGTTCCTAGAGCCAGTACAAAGCATCAACTATGTAGAATGTCATGACAATATGACGATGTGGGATAAACTAGTGCAAAGTAATCCAGAATCAGAAGAAATTTTGAAAAGGCGTCATCGTTTAGCAACCGCAATGGTTATTCTTTCACAAGGGATTCCTTTCTTACATGCGGGGCAAGAGTTTTATCGTACGAAGCAAGGGAACGAAAATAGCTATAATGCAAATGATGAAATTAATCAATTAGATTGGGATCAAAAAGAGAAAGAGATGGAGACCGTTAACTATATAAAAGGGTTAATTGCGATTCGCAAAGGGCACGGGGCATTCCGATTACAAAATGCGGACCTTATAAAAAAGCATATGACTTTTTTGCAAACATCTACAGAAGTACTGGCATACCACCTAGAGCATGTAGAATTATTTGGACCGTGGAAAGAGATTGTAGTTTTATTTAATAGCGGTTTAGAAGCTAAAACGGTGCAGCTTCCAAAAGAAGAAACGTGGCATGTGTTAGTAAACGAAAAGCAAGCGAAAATAGAGCCAATTTCTTCATTTAGAGGAAAGGAACTTCAATTGGCTCCAATTAGCACGTATATATTGACGATAATGTGA
- the pepV gene encoding dipeptidase PepV: MSTINWTEEVTKRKDDLIRDTQNFLQIKSVWEEESAKEGAPFGEGVEKALSFMLHKGEAEGFCSKNLEGYAGHLEMGQGEELVGILCHVDVVPEGDGWTTPAYSADIRDGKIFARGAIDDKGPTMAAYYAMKIVKELGLPLSKRVRMILGTDEESNWKCVDHYFKNEEMPTIGFAPDADFPIINAEKGISDIQVVQSGGEEKEGTFKLISFESGRRLNMVPDFAEAVITGEDVNTLTVAYEEYLQTAKKIGKAIVEGKTVTLQIKGISAHGSTPEKGENAGLLLVNFLTKVSLDGKGASFASFVTETFTGDIIGEKAGISYKDDISGPLTVNVGRLSYSQENGGNLGLNVRYPVTTNFEETIAKLKEYVGTHGFEVADYSNSRPHHVDKDHTLIRTLQRVYEEQTGEKAELLAIGGGTYARSLKAGVAFGPLFPGKEELAHQKDEYIEIEDLLKATAIYAQAIHELAK, from the coding sequence ATGTCGACGATTAATTGGACAGAAGAAGTTACAAAACGAAAAGATGATTTAATTCGTGATACACAAAATTTTTTACAAATTAAAAGTGTATGGGAAGAAGAATCTGCGAAAGAGGGCGCACCATTTGGTGAAGGTGTAGAAAAAGCCTTATCTTTCATGTTACATAAAGGAGAAGCAGAAGGTTTCTGTTCTAAAAATTTAGAAGGATATGCAGGTCATCTTGAAATGGGACAAGGAGAAGAATTAGTAGGTATTCTTTGTCACGTTGATGTTGTACCAGAAGGAGATGGCTGGACAACGCCTGCGTATAGTGCGGATATTCGCGACGGGAAGATTTTTGCACGCGGTGCAATTGATGATAAAGGGCCGACGATGGCAGCTTATTATGCGATGAAAATCGTTAAAGAATTAGGCTTACCTCTTTCAAAACGTGTTCGTATGATTTTAGGAACAGATGAGGAAAGTAATTGGAAGTGTGTAGATCATTATTTTAAAAATGAAGAAATGCCAACAATCGGTTTTGCGCCGGATGCAGATTTTCCGATTATTAATGCGGAAAAAGGAATTTCTGACATACAAGTTGTGCAAAGTGGTGGCGAAGAGAAAGAAGGCACATTTAAGCTTATTTCATTTGAGTCAGGTCGTCGTTTAAATATGGTTCCTGATTTTGCAGAAGCAGTTATTACAGGAGAAGATGTAAATACACTTACAGTAGCATATGAAGAGTATTTACAAACTGCTAAAAAAATAGGTAAAGCAATTGTAGAAGGAAAGACGGTGACGTTGCAAATCAAAGGGATTTCAGCTCACGGATCTACTCCGGAAAAGGGAGAAAATGCAGGTTTATTATTGGTAAACTTCTTAACGAAAGTTTCTCTTGATGGAAAAGGGGCTTCATTTGCCTCGTTTGTAACAGAAACATTTACAGGTGATATTATTGGAGAAAAAGCTGGTATTTCTTATAAAGACGATATTAGCGGGCCGTTAACAGTGAATGTTGGTCGCCTGTCTTACTCGCAAGAAAACGGTGGTAATTTAGGATTAAATGTACGCTATCCAGTTACAACTAACTTTGAAGAAACAATTGCAAAGTTAAAAGAATATGTTGGTACTCATGGATTTGAAGTAGCGGATTATTCTAACTCTCGCCCGCATCACGTTGACAAAGATCATACGTTAATTCGTACTTTGCAACGTGTATATGAAGAACAAACTGGTGAAAAAGCTGAATTGTTAGCAATTGGCGGTGGTACTTATGCTCGTTCATTGAAAGCTGGTGTTGCATTTGGCCCGTTATTCCCAGGAAAAGAAGAACTTGCGCATCAAAAAGATGAGTACATTGAAATTGAAGATTTATTAAAAGCGACAGCGATTTATGCTCAGGCAATTCATGAATTAGCGAAATAA
- a CDS encoding YtnP family quorum-quenching lactonase, which translates to MEQLQIGNIKVTWLKGGNTHLDGGAMFGVVPKILWSRKYKHNDTNHIYLRTDPLLLQTKEGNILIDSGIGNGKLNEKMKRNQGVTEESSVKESLEKLGLHTEDIHYVLMTHLHFDHASGLTKWEGNHLVPAFPNATIYVSETEWNEMKNPNVRSRNTYWKENWEPIVDKIVTFRKEIEITDEIKMVHTGGHSDGHAVVVLESQGETMLHLADILPTHAHQNVLWVMAYDDYPMTSIEHKQKWMKYGAEKEAWFTFYHDAYYRAVKWNEEGHIVEKIERQTNIEA; encoded by the coding sequence ATGGAACAGTTACAAATTGGAAATATAAAAGTGACGTGGCTAAAAGGTGGGAATACACATTTAGATGGAGGCGCGATGTTTGGAGTTGTGCCAAAAATACTTTGGTCACGAAAATATAAACATAATGATACAAATCATATTTATTTACGAACAGATCCGTTACTCTTACAAACGAAAGAAGGAAACATACTTATTGATTCAGGGATAGGGAATGGTAAATTGAATGAGAAAATGAAGCGAAATCAAGGTGTAACAGAAGAATCATCAGTTAAGGAATCTTTGGAAAAATTGGGACTGCATACTGAAGATATTCATTACGTCTTAATGACGCATCTTCATTTTGACCATGCATCTGGTTTAACAAAATGGGAGGGAAATCACCTTGTTCCGGCGTTTCCGAACGCAACGATTTATGTAAGTGAGACTGAATGGAATGAAATGAAAAATCCGAATGTTAGATCGCGTAATACATATTGGAAGGAAAATTGGGAGCCAATCGTTGATAAGATTGTTACGTTCAGGAAAGAAATAGAAATTACGGATGAAATAAAGATGGTGCATACGGGTGGTCATAGCGATGGACATGCCGTTGTCGTCCTTGAAAGTCAGGGTGAAACGATGCTTCATTTAGCGGACATTTTACCGACGCATGCACATCAAAATGTATTATGGGTAATGGCATACGATGACTATCCAATGACATCGATTGAACATAAACAAAAGTGGATGAAGTATGGTGCTGAAAAAGAGGCGTGGTTTACTTTTTATCATGATGCATATTACCGTGCAGTAAAGTGGAATGAGGAAGGGCATATAGTGGAGAAAATAGAGAGACAAACAAATATAGAAGCTTAA
- the trmB gene encoding tRNA (guanosine(46)-N7)-methyltransferase TrmB, translating into MRLRHKPYAMDRINEYSHIVIGNPEESAGNWKEIFGNEQPIHIEVGTGRGRFMYDMAKANPHINYIGIEKFTSVVVDALDKLIEEEVPNLKLINKDAEDLTVFFAKGEIDRVYLNFSDPWPKNRHTKRRLTYKTFLRNYEEVLVDGGEIHFKTDNQGLFEYSIMSMAEYGMLLTYLSLDLHNSDYEGNIMTEYEEKFSSKGHRIYRVEAKYRTEPMQ; encoded by the coding sequence ATGCGTTTAAGACATAAGCCTTATGCAATGGATCGAATTAATGAGTATTCACATATCGTAATTGGAAACCCAGAGGAGAGCGCTGGTAACTGGAAAGAAATATTTGGAAATGAACAGCCAATTCATATTGAAGTAGGTACAGGACGTGGCCGCTTCATGTATGATATGGCAAAAGCAAATCCGCATATTAACTATATTGGAATTGAAAAATTCACAAGTGTTGTTGTAGATGCACTTGATAAATTAATTGAAGAAGAAGTACCGAACTTAAAGTTAATTAATAAAGATGCTGAAGATTTAACAGTTTTCTTTGCGAAAGGTGAAATTGACCGCGTTTATTTAAACTTCTCAGATCCATGGCCGAAGAATCGTCATACGAAGCGTCGTTTAACGTATAAAACATTTTTACGCAATTATGAAGAAGTGTTAGTAGATGGCGGAGAAATTCATTTCAAAACTGATAACCAAGGTTTATTTGAATATTCTATTATGAGTATGGCTGAGTATGGTATGTTATTAACTTACCTTAGCCTAGATCTTCATAATAGTGATTATGAAGGAAACATTATGACAGAATACGAAGAGAAATTTTCTAGTAAAGGTCATCGTATTTATCGAGTTGAAGCAAAATATCGTACGGAGCCTATGCAGTAA
- a CDS encoding PepSY domain-containing protein, whose translation MSWKGLVTGLGVGFAAGYFVANKVQEQSHISSEKALKMVKQALSHKGEITGSWVHMVPEAFEKYDVAYEVYRGGLTTMLDEIQERFEFLVDAKTGTVLEVIAA comes from the coding sequence ATGAGCTGGAAAGGTTTAGTCACAGGTCTTGGCGTTGGATTCGCAGCTGGTTATTTCGTTGCAAACAAAGTACAAGAACAATCCCATATTTCTTCAGAAAAAGCATTGAAAATGGTGAAACAAGCATTAAGTCATAAAGGTGAAATTACTGGCTCTTGGGTACATATGGTTCCAGAGGCATTTGAAAAATATGATGTCGCGTACGAAGTTTATCGCGGCGGTCTTACAACGATGTTAGATGAAATACAAGAACGATTTGAATTTTTAGTTGATGCTAAAACAGGTACTGTTTTAGAGGTTATAGCAGCATAA
- a CDS encoding DUF1444 domain-containing protein: MKMTSKKMKDELMKKLSRPEWDFHYDSEKEVLRIEQTDSKKGINVSLPGVVAKWEVNKEKAIEEVAYYVQEALIAMHKEENSTAKILPVIRSTSFPKQSEEGNPFIMTDHTAETRIYYALDSNKTYRLIDEGLLQKLELTEEQVREMALFNARSLGYEFKQETVAGNTFYFLNTNDGYDASRILNESLLHSMREKISGDMVVAVPHQDVLIIADIVNEIGYDIIAQMTMKFFAEGHVPITSLSFVYEDGDFEPIFILAKNRKKTDGKEKG, translated from the coding sequence ATGAAAATGACAAGTAAAAAGATGAAAGACGAGTTAATGAAGAAATTATCTCGACCAGAATGGGACTTTCATTATGATAGCGAGAAAGAAGTTCTTCGTATTGAACAAACAGACTCGAAAAAAGGTATTAACGTATCACTTCCAGGAGTAGTTGCAAAATGGGAAGTGAACAAAGAAAAAGCAATTGAAGAGGTCGCTTATTACGTACAAGAAGCGCTAATTGCAATGCATAAAGAAGAAAATAGCACGGCGAAAATTTTACCTGTTATTCGCTCTACTTCTTTCCCGAAACAATCAGAAGAAGGAAATCCGTTTATTATGACGGACCATACGGCAGAAACACGTATTTACTATGCGCTAGATTCTAATAAAACATATCGATTAATTGATGAGGGCTTATTGCAAAAATTAGAGCTTACAGAGGAACAAGTACGTGAAATGGCATTATTTAATGCTCGCTCATTAGGCTATGAATTTAAGCAGGAGACAGTAGCAGGTAATACATTCTACTTTTTAAACACAAATGATGGATACGATGCGAGTCGTATTTTAAACGAATCGTTACTACACTCGATGCGTGAAAAGATCTCCGGTGATATGGTTGTTGCAGTTCCTCACCAAGATGTATTAATTATTGCTGATATCGTCAACGAAATCGGTTATGATATTATTGCACAAATGACAATGAAATTTTTTGCCGAAGGGCATGTTCCGATTACATCACTTTCATTCGTATATGAAGATGGGGACTTTGAGCCAATCTTTATTTTAGCGAAGAATCGGAAGAAGACAGATGGAAAAGAGAAAGGATGA
- the thpR gene encoding RNA 2',3'-cyclic phosphodiesterase: MVPHYFVAVTLPRHIKEILSNYKEEMKDELPFRSWVHEEDYHITLSFLGSATEGQLEGIKNGLQTLTEKTELSFTLQGLSTFGQVDQPRIFWAGISDNQDLFSLQKQVHTICEENGFSLDTRPYHPHITVARKWVGEKVFDLTNVKELPVTSFQADTITLYESHVKETPKYKSITEIKLQK; this comes from the coding sequence ATGGTGCCGCATTATTTTGTCGCAGTAACTTTACCACGTCATATAAAAGAAATTCTTTCTAATTATAAAGAGGAAATGAAGGATGAATTACCATTTCGCTCGTGGGTACATGAAGAAGACTATCATATTACCCTTTCATTTTTAGGAAGTGCGACAGAGGGACAGTTAGAAGGAATAAAGAATGGATTACAAACACTTACAGAAAAAACGGAATTATCGTTCACGTTACAAGGACTTTCTACATTCGGACAGGTGGACCAGCCGCGTATATTTTGGGCGGGGATAAGTGATAATCAAGATTTGTTTAGTTTACAAAAGCAAGTGCATACAATTTGTGAAGAAAATGGCTTCTCTCTAGATACACGTCCTTATCATCCACATATTACTGTTGCGCGTAAATGGGTAGGAGAAAAAGTGTTTGATCTGACAAATGTAAAAGAGTTACCTGTAACATCATTTCAAGCAGATACGATTACTTTGTATGAATCTCACGTTAAGGAAACGCCGAAGTATAAATCGATTACTGAAATAAAACTACAAAAATAG
- a CDS encoding phosphotransferase family protein: MNMEWLEQLLGKEWSLIPAGGVTGDAYIAQNGQQKLFLKRNTSPFLAVLSAEGIVPKLLWTRRVTNGDVISAQKWLPGQKLEPEDMKLERVAKLLKKIHSSKALVQMIQRLGKQPLHAQELLQQLQLVLRGDIRVDETIQQGLQYLTESLKDIEYNEFVVCHCDVNHNNWILSDEDELFLIDWDGAVIADPALDLGMLLYWYVPRHEWSEWLGYYEIELDESLLRRMRWYVIAQTILSMQWHTTKKQQAEAKYWHQYLQQLLASE; this comes from the coding sequence ATGAATATGGAATGGTTGGAACAATTATTAGGAAAAGAGTGGAGTCTTATACCGGCTGGTGGAGTAACGGGCGATGCATATATTGCGCAAAACGGACAACAAAAGTTATTTTTAAAGCGGAATACATCGCCCTTTTTAGCGGTATTGTCAGCAGAAGGAATTGTTCCAAAATTACTTTGGACAAGAAGGGTAACGAACGGTGATGTAATTTCTGCTCAAAAATGGCTTCCGGGACAGAAGTTAGAGCCAGAGGATATGAAACTAGAGCGTGTTGCGAAACTTTTGAAGAAAATACACTCCTCTAAAGCGCTTGTGCAGATGATTCAAAGGCTAGGAAAGCAGCCGCTTCATGCGCAAGAGTTATTACAACAATTACAGCTCGTTTTAAGAGGAGATATAAGAGTTGATGAAACAATTCAGCAAGGCCTGCAATATTTAACGGAGTCATTAAAAGATATTGAGTACAATGAATTCGTTGTATGCCATTGTGATGTAAACCATAACAATTGGATATTGTCGGACGAAGATGAATTGTTTTTAATTGATTGGGATGGGGCTGTTATTGCTGACCCAGCTTTAGATCTTGGTATGTTATTATATTGGTATGTTCCGCGCCATGAATGGAGTGAGTGGCTCGGATATTATGAGATTGAACTAGATGAATCATTGCTTAGGCGTATGAGATGGTATGTGATAGCACAAACGATTTTATCTATGCAATGGCACACAACAAAAAAGCAGCAAGCAGAAGCTAAATATTGGCATCAATATTTACAGCAACTACTTGCTTCAGAATAA
- a CDS encoding DUF84 family protein: MKVVVGSKNKTKVGAVEKVWEDAEITSLSVPSGVANQPFSDEETMQGAVNRAKRALQEGAAHIGIGLEGGVMKTEHGLFMCNWGALATIEGKTFVAGGARIKLPDDFLAPLEEGKELSEVMEEFVERKDIRSHEGAIGIFTDDYVDRTELFVHVVKLLVGQYKYDEKQA; this comes from the coding sequence ATGAAGGTAGTAGTTGGATCGAAGAATAAGACGAAGGTTGGGGCTGTGGAGAAGGTTTGGGAAGATGCTGAAATTACATCTCTTTCTGTTCCATCAGGAGTAGCAAATCAGCCTTTTTCAGATGAAGAGACGATGCAAGGAGCAGTAAATAGAGCGAAGAGAGCATTGCAGGAAGGTGCAGCTCATATCGGCATTGGGCTAGAAGGCGGCGTTATGAAAACGGAGCATGGGTTATTTATGTGTAACTGGGGTGCTTTAGCGACGATTGAAGGTAAAACATTTGTTGCGGGCGGGGCGCGTATTAAGTTACCAGACGATTTTTTAGCACCGCTTGAAGAAGGAAAAGAGCTAAGTGAAGTGATGGAAGAGTTTGTAGAGCGAAAAGATATTCGTAGTCACGAAGGTGCTATCGGTATTTTTACAGATGATTATGTCGACCGAACGGAATTATTTGTACACGTTGTTAAGTTACTTGTTGGGCAATATAAGTATGATGAAAAGCAAGCATAA
- a CDS encoding thioredoxin family protein, translating into MKSLESMEQFQELKNEENVVFMFSAEWCPDCRFVDPFMPEVEEKYSDFSFYYVDRDEFIDLCVKVDVFGIPSFVAYNKGEETGRYVNKDRKTQEQIEEFIEGLK; encoded by the coding sequence ATGAAATCATTAGAAAGCATGGAACAATTCCAAGAATTAAAAAATGAAGAAAATGTAGTCTTCATGTTCTCAGCAGAATGGTGCCCAGATTGCCGTTTCGTTGATCCATTTATGCCAGAAGTGGAAGAGAAGTATAGTGACTTCTCATTTTACTATGTAGATCGTGATGAATTTATTGATTTATGCGTGAAAGTAGACGTATTTGGCATTCCAAGCTTTGTAGCGTACAATAAAGGTGAAGAAACTGGACGCTATGTAAATAAAGATCGTAAAACACAAGAGCAAATCGAAGAGTTTATTGAAGGTTTAAAATAA